One Nocardia huaxiensis genomic window, GTGTCCACCAGGGCATCTGCCGTGGTGACTCCTCTACCTTCGCGGCAGGCCGACAGTTGATCAACGTAAGCTTCGTGGACTGATCGATAACCCTGGAGTTATTTGTGGAGCTACGCGATATCGAGATCTTCCTGACGCTGGCCGAGGAATTGCACTTCGGCCGCACCGCGGAACGCCTGCACGTGTCCCAGGCGCGGGTCAGCCAGGCCATTCGCACACAGGAACGACGCATCGGCACGGCACTGTTCGAAAGGACCAGCCGCCGTGTGCAACTGACTCCGGTCGGCCGGCGGCTGCGCACCGACCTGCAACAGGTGCACGATCTTCTCCAGGCCGCCCTCGCCCGCGCCGAAGCCGCAGGCTTGAGCGCCGGCCAGACTCTGAAGGTCGGTGTGTTCGGATACGCCGGACACGAACTGCGGCCCCTGGTCGACGAGTTCCGCACCCGCTACCCGGGGAGCGACATCAGCTTCGGCGAGGTCAATGGCGTCGACCCGTTCAACGCACTGCGCAGCGGGGCACACGATGTGAACGTGCTGTGGCTACCGGTCCTCGAACCGGATCTCACCGTCGGTCCCACCGTGCTGGTCGGCCGCCGCGTGCTGGCCGTCGCCAGCGACCATCCACTGGCCGAACGCGGTCACGCCTGCCTGGAAGACCTGGGCGACAACCATGTCGCCGACTTCGGCCCCGACGCCCCCACCTACTGGGTCGAGTCCATGGTTCCCACCCGCACTCCGCAGGGCCGCCGCATCCGGCGCGGGCCGATCGCACGGAACATTCACGAGATCCTGTCGCTGGTCGCTTCCGGCCAATGCGTCCATCCGCTGGGTGAGATCGCCGCCCGCTACAACAAACCCCCGGGCATCGTCTTCCTGCCCATGCCCGATGCACCGATCCTGCAGTGGGCGCTGACCTGGCGCTCCACCGCCGACAGCCCCGCCATCCGCGCCCTGGCCGGAACCGCGGCCGAGTTCGGGCCGATTCAACTGTGACGCAACGGTTTCCGAGACTCCTCAAGGAGTGAGGTGGGCGAGGGCGGCAGCCAGGATGGCGTCGGCGTACTCCTCGGTGAGACCGTCCAGCCCCAGGGACCAGCGGGACTGGATGGGGCCCAGCAGCAGGTCGAGGGCGATCTCGGTGTCGAGGTCGGGGCGCAATTGGCCGGCTTCGACGGCGGCGGCGAGACGGGCGGCCACGGCGGCGCGCTGCGGGAGCAGCAGGCGTTCGCGGTAGTAACGGCCGATATCGGGGTCCTGCTGGATCTCGATGTACATGGCGCGCAGGAAGCCTTCGACGGCCGGGTCGGTGAGTTCGGCGACCGCGCCGCGCAGCAGCAGGGTCAGGTCGGCGCGGATGTCTCCGGAGTCCGGGAGGACCAAACCTTCGGGGCTGGAGTCTCTTTCGAGCATGGCGTCGAGGACGACGGCGCCCTTGGAGGGCCACCAGCGGTAGATGGTCTGCTTGCCGACGCCCGCGCGGGCGGCGATGGCCTCGATGCCCAGTTTGGCGTAGGGCATTTCGCGGATGAGTTCGGTGGTGGCGGCGAGGATCGCCGATCGTGCACGTTCGCTGCGCCGAGCGGCGCTCGGAGTCTCGGACATGCGGCCAGGGTAACAGTTCACGAGACGAAACGTCTCGTCTTGACGGCGGCGAAATTCCTGGGCATACTTCTCCAACGAGACGGAGCGTCTCGCGACGAAGGGAGTCAGCACATGACCCGCACATGGTTCATCACCGGCGCGAATCGGGGCCTGGGCCGGGCGTTCACCCTCGCCGCGCTCGAGCAGGGTGACCGCGTGGTCGCGACCGCTCGCGAGCCGGAGAGCATGAGCGGCATCGCGCAGGAGCGGCTCACCGTGCTGCCGCTGGACGTTCGCGATCGAGAGCGCGCAATCGCCACTGTCGACCGGGCATTCGAGATCAGCGGCTCGATCGATGTAATCGTGAACAATGCCGGATACGGTCTGGTCGGCGCGGTCGAGGAGCTGAGCGAGCAGCAGATCCGCGCCCAGATGGACACCAATTTCTATGGCGCGCTGTGGGTTTCGCAGGCGGCGATTCCGCACCTGCGCAAGCAGGGGTCCGGGCACATCGTGCAGATCTCCACCGTCGGCGCGGTCGGGTCACTGCCGCTGTTCAGCCTCTACAACGCCAGCAAGTGGGCGCTGGAAGGGTTCAGCGCATCCATGGCGGATGAGTTGCGGCCCTTCGGAATCGCCGTCACCCTCGCGCAGATGGGCGGCTTCGACACCGACTGGGCCAAGTCCAGCATGAAGTTCGCCGAAGCCCTGCCCGCCTACGCCGACACCCGCGCGGGCATCCTCGGCATGCCGGACTACCCGGACCCGCTCGCCCCGCCGCCCGCCGCCGATCATCAGCCGGAATGGGTCGAGCCCGGACCGGAAGTGGCTGCCGCCGAACTGATGTCGCTGGTGAACATGCCGAATCCGCCGGTGCGCAGGATCATCGGCCCGGGTGCGCGGGAGATGGTGGCCATGGCCCTGGACCAGCGCCGGCTCGACTACGCGACAGATCCGGAGTTCACCTGGCCCGCGTGCTGACCTTCGTGCGATCCGTCCCCGGTCGATGGTCCGGCACCACGCGCTAGGGCTGGTAGGCCGCCACGAACGGCGTATCCACACCCAGCGCACCCATTCGCGCTCCCCCGCCACCGGGCGACCCGAACGGTGCGTCCCGGCCGGGCAGCGTCTCGGCGAAGAACCGCGCGTTCTCCTTCACGAAAACCTCCTGCCCGTCCGGCATGTCGTCCTCGTAATAGATGGCCTCCACCGGGCAGGCGGGTTCACACGCGCCGCAGTCGGTGCATTCGTCGGGCTGGATATAGGCCATCCGCTCCCCGATGTAGATGCAGTCGACCGGGCATTCCTCGATGCACGCCCGGTCGAGAACATCGACGCAACTCGCTGCGACAACGAAAGTCATGGTGTCTCCTCGGTTTTCACCACCCGCGACGGCGGTCGGCGACTCGAGCCCCGGGCGTGGGTCAACGATCGCCGCCGGCGGGCCGTACCGGTAGCCGGCTGAAATTGCGGTTACTCGACCGCGGACCAACAGGTTCGGTGCTCACCGCCGCGGGCAAGGCGGTGGTCGAGCACGCCGGCCCGATGCTCACCGCCGCACAGACCTTCTCCGACGGCGTCACCGCACTCCGCGCCGAGGATCACCCGCGCCTGCGCCTGGCCGCCTCCAAAACCATTGCCGACCACCGGATGTCGCAATGGCTGGCAGCCCTGCGGGAAGCGCGCCCGGAGGTGACGGTCACCCTGGAGGTCGGCAACTCCCGCCAGGTCGAATCCTGGGTCCGCTCCGCCGCCGCCGACCTCGGCTTCGTCGAAGGCCCCCATCCCCCGGCCGATCTGGCCAGCCGCGTCCTCGGCTCCGACGACCTGGTGATCGTCGTCGGCCCCGATCACCGATGGGCCCGCCGCCGCACCCGGCTCACCGTCCGCGAACTCGCGACCACCGCCCTGCTCTGGCGCGAGTCCGGCTCCGGCACCCGCGACACCGTCGAAGAAATCCTCGGCACGCAGCCCGCCCCACCCGCGGCCGAATTGGGTTCGGCGGCAGCAATTCTGGCCACCGCTCGCACCGGCGTCGCGCCCGCGGTCCTGAGCAGGCTCATCGCCTGCGAAGACCTGCGTACCGGCACACTGATCGAAGTCCCGCTCGCGGACGCCACCTTGACCCGCATGTTCCGCGCCGTCTGGCGCAGGCAGTCGCCGCCCGCCGAGCCCGGCGAGCTCCTCGTCCGCATCGCCGAACGCGGCCAGACCTGATCCTCGCGCACGATCCGGCCGACGATCCCTATCCGGTTGTGCTCGCCGGGATTCCGAATCCCGCCCGCACGCGCCCGGGTTCGGGTAGCGCGGCGTGCCAGAATGCGTCATGCCCATCAAGATCGACGCATTGGATTCGCGGCTGCTGGCGGAGCTGGCGCGGGATCCGCGGACACCGATTCTGGAGTTGGCGCAGCGGCTGGGGATCGCGCGCAACACGGTGCAGGCGCGGATGCGGCGGCTGGAGGAGTCGGGGGCGGTGCGGGGGTACCCGCCGAATGTGGATTTGCAGGCGATCGGATTCGCGGTGAACGCGCTGCTGGGCATCGAGCTGGATCAGAACAAGATGGATGCGATCGTGGAGGCGTTGCGGGAGTTTCCGCATGTGCTGGAAGTTCACGCGACCACCGGGCGGTCGGATCTGCTGGTGCGGATCGCGGCGCAGACGCAGCAGGATCTACTGGGGATCATCCAACGGGTGCATTCCATTCCGGGGGTGAAGCACACCGAGACGATGCTGGCGCTCGCCACGCCCATCGAGTACCGATGCCTGCCACTGGTCGAGCATCTGACCGCGAACCCCGACAACGCATGATGTGACGCCGGTCTCGTCTCGCTCGAGCAGAATGACGCACACACCACAGTGCGCTAGATCACTTTTGATCAAATTGATCAACGTGTCGCCCGTCTGTTGACACAGATCACCCATTTCGGCAGATTTCGCTGCACCGATTGCAAGTTCCATCGTTTGCAGCTCACGATCTGGGTTGTGGAAAGTGTGGTGACTGTTCATGACCAGCGTCGCCTGGCCGCCGGCCCTACAGCAGGCCGAGAACGCCCCGTACGACCTCGCCGACCGGTATCGCTCCGGGGCGGGACCGGTGCTCCTCACCGGGGTGCAGGCCATTGCCAGACTTCTGGTCGAGCAGCATGTGCGCGATATTCGCGCCGGTCGCCGCGTCGCGACATTCGTGTCCGGGTATCAGGGCAGCCCGCTGGGCGGGGTCGACAAGATGCTGCTGGGCATGCCGAATGTGCTGACCGAGCACGACATCACGTTCGTGCCGGGATTCAACGAGGAACTGGCCGCCACCTCGGTGTGGGGCAGCCAGGCCGATCTGCCCGCCGGGCGCGCGACACACGATGGCGTCGTGGGGGTGTGGTACGGCAAGGGTCCGGGCGTGGACCGCGCGACCGATGCGCTGCGGCACGCCAATATGTACGGGGTGAACCCGCGCGGCGGTGTGCTGCTGCTGGTCGGGGATGATCCGGCGTCGAAATCCTCCACCGTGCCGGCGGTGAGCGAGCGGTCGCTGGCGGCCATGGGAATTCCGGTGCTGTTCCCGCGCAATGCCGAAGAGATCATCACCATGGGCATGCAGGGGGTGGCGCTGTCGCGGGCCTCCGGGTGCGTGGTGGCCATGAAGATCGTGGCCGATGTCGCCGACGGGGCCTGGACGGTCGACGCCTCGGTCGCCGATCTCGCGCTGACGGTTCCCGAAGTGCAGTGGGACGGAAAGCCTTTCGTCTACAAGCAGCGTCCGATGGCGGCCCCGACGGACAGTGTGATCGCCGAGGCGGACCTGTACGGGCCGCGCTGGGAGATCGTGCGGTCTTTCGGTGCGATGAACGAACTCGATGTGATCGAGGTGAATCCGGCCGACGCGAAGCTCGGACTCGCCGCCACCGGAACGACTTTCGACTCCATGCGGCAGGCGCTGCTGGATCTCGGCGTGGACGATGCCGCACTGCATCGCGCGGGCATTCGACTACTCCGCATCGGTATGCCCTATCCCCTTGGCGCACAGCAGGTCACCGAGTTCGCGCGCGGGCTCGAGCAGCTGATCGTGGTGGAGGACAAGACCGCGTTCATCGAGACCCAGATTCGCGAGATCCTGTACGGCACAGCGGATGCGCCCCGCATTCTCGGCAAGCAGGACGGTCAGGGCGCGCGGCTCATGCCCTTCGACGGCGAGCTGACCCCCGGCCGACTACTCGGGCCGCTGCGCCGGGTGCTGCGTGATCATGTCGAGCTGAAAAAGGCCGCGCCGCCGCCGCTTTCGCTGGAGGTGCTCTCGGCCAAGCGGACCCCCTACTTCTGTAGCGGCTGCCCGCACAATCGCTCCACCGCCCTGCCCGAGGGCTCCATCGGCGGCGGCGGCATCGGCTGCCACACCCTGGTCACCATGTCCGGCCGCAGCGACAGCGCGGTCACCGGGCTCACCCAGATGGGCGGCGAGGGCAGCCAGTGGATCGGACAGGCCCCGTTCACCGATGTGCCGCACCTGTTCCAGAACATCGGCGACGGCACGTTCTTCCACTCCGGCCAGCTGGCCGTGCAGGCGTGTGTGGCGGCCGGGGTGAACATCACCTACAAGCTGCTGTGGAACGAAGTCGTCGCCATGACCGGCGCGCAGGATGTGGAGGGCGGCCTCAGCGTCGCAGGGCTCACGCACAAGCTGACCACCGAGGGCGTCAAGCAGATCATCATCTGCGCCGATGATCCCAAGCGGCACAAGAAGAGCGCGCTCGCCAAGGGCACCCTGCTGTGGCATCGCGATCGGCTCGACGAAGCACAGCGGCTGCTGCGCGACATCCCCGGCGTGACCGTGCTGATCTACGACCAGCACTGCGCCGCCGACGCCCGCCGTCAGCGCAAGCGCGGCGCGCTGCCGGTGCGCAATACCCGCGTGGTGATCAACGAGGCGGTGTGCGAGGGCTGCGGCGACTGCGGCACCAAGTCGAATTGCCTTTCGGTGCAACCGGTCGAGACCGAATTCGGCCGCAAGACGCGCATCGACCAGACCTCCTGCAATACCGACTACAGCTGCCTCGACGGCGACTGCCCGTCCTTCGTGACGGTGGAGCTGGTGCCGGACAAGAAGGGGCG contains:
- a CDS encoding Lrp/AsnC family transcriptional regulator, which translates into the protein MPIKIDALDSRLLAELARDPRTPILELAQRLGIARNTVQARMRRLEESGAVRGYPPNVDLQAIGFAVNALLGIELDQNKMDAIVEALREFPHVLEVHATTGRSDLLVRIAAQTQQDLLGIIQRVHSIPGVKHTETMLALATPIEYRCLPLVEHLTANPDNA
- a CDS encoding LysR substrate-binding domain-containing protein, with protein sequence MRQRKSWCLLGFHHPRRRSATRAPGVGQRSPPAGRTGSRLKLRLLDRGPTGSVLTAAGKAVVEHAGPMLTAAQTFSDGVTALRAEDHPRLRLAASKTIADHRMSQWLAALREARPEVTVTLEVGNSRQVESWVRSAAADLGFVEGPHPPADLASRVLGSDDLVIVVGPDHRWARRRTRLTVRELATTALLWRESGSGTRDTVEEILGTQPAPPAAELGSAAAILATARTGVAPAVLSRLIACEDLRTGTLIEVPLADATLTRMFRAVWRRQSPPAEPGELLVRIAERGQT
- a CDS encoding LysR family transcriptional regulator, with the translated sequence MELRDIEIFLTLAEELHFGRTAERLHVSQARVSQAIRTQERRIGTALFERTSRRVQLTPVGRRLRTDLQQVHDLLQAALARAEAAGLSAGQTLKVGVFGYAGHELRPLVDEFRTRYPGSDISFGEVNGVDPFNALRSGAHDVNVLWLPVLEPDLTVGPTVLVGRRVLAVASDHPLAERGHACLEDLGDNHVADFGPDAPTYWVESMVPTRTPQGRRIRRGPIARNIHEILSLVASGQCVHPLGEIAARYNKPPGIVFLPMPDAPILQWALTWRSTADSPAIRALAGTAAEFGPIQL
- the fdxA gene encoding ferredoxin; translated protein: MTFVVAASCVDVLDRACIEECPVDCIYIGERMAYIQPDECTDCGACEPACPVEAIYYEDDMPDGQEVFVKENARFFAETLPGRDAPFGSPGGGGARMGALGVDTPFVAAYQP
- a CDS encoding SDR family NAD(P)-dependent oxidoreductase — translated: MTRTWFITGANRGLGRAFTLAALEQGDRVVATAREPESMSGIAQERLTVLPLDVRDRERAIATVDRAFEISGSIDVIVNNAGYGLVGAVEELSEQQIRAQMDTNFYGALWVSQAAIPHLRKQGSGHIVQISTVGAVGSLPLFSLYNASKWALEGFSASMADELRPFGIAVTLAQMGGFDTDWAKSSMKFAEALPAYADTRAGILGMPDYPDPLAPPPAADHQPEWVEPGPEVAAAELMSLVNMPNPPVRRIIGPGAREMVAMALDQRRLDYATDPEFTWPAC
- a CDS encoding indolepyruvate ferredoxin oxidoreductase family protein — its product is MTSVAWPPALQQAENAPYDLADRYRSGAGPVLLTGVQAIARLLVEQHVRDIRAGRRVATFVSGYQGSPLGGVDKMLLGMPNVLTEHDITFVPGFNEELAATSVWGSQADLPAGRATHDGVVGVWYGKGPGVDRATDALRHANMYGVNPRGGVLLLVGDDPASKSSTVPAVSERSLAAMGIPVLFPRNAEEIITMGMQGVALSRASGCVVAMKIVADVADGAWTVDASVADLALTVPEVQWDGKPFVYKQRPMAAPTDSVIAEADLYGPRWEIVRSFGAMNELDVIEVNPADAKLGLAATGTTFDSMRQALLDLGVDDAALHRAGIRLLRIGMPYPLGAQQVTEFARGLEQLIVVEDKTAFIETQIREILYGTADAPRILGKQDGQGARLMPFDGELTPGRLLGPLRRVLRDHVELKKAAPPPLSLEVLSAKRTPYFCSGCPHNRSTALPEGSIGGGGIGCHTLVTMSGRSDSAVTGLTQMGGEGSQWIGQAPFTDVPHLFQNIGDGTFFHSGQLAVQACVAAGVNITYKLLWNEVVAMTGAQDVEGGLSVAGLTHKLTTEGVKQIIICADDPKRHKKSALAKGTLLWHRDRLDEAQRLLRDIPGVTVLIYDQHCAADARRQRKRGALPVRNTRVVINEAVCEGCGDCGTKSNCLSVQPVETEFGRKTRIDQTSCNTDYSCLDGDCPSFVTVELVPDKKGRKPARRKTAEPPVVADPNLGAPLGTQNVFLAGIGGTGIVTVNQVLATAALRAGYEVESLDQIGLSQKAGPVVSHLRFSATALEPSNRLTPGSADCIMAIDLLTATDPKNLQYGNAASTIAVASTSQTPTGDMVYDKSVAYPPTASLLDRLAAVSNSLTHFDMLAAAEKLFGNTAAANFLMVGAAFQTGGLRLPAAAIEEAIGINGVAVSANIAAFRWGRVAIADPAAFAAAVDEGQPRRTTPAVPAELLARTSFDGEVRRVAELRAAELIGYQNAKVAARYLDTVEFVWAAERTVTERTDFSEAVARGLYKFTAYKDEYEVARLLTDPAFLAEVQAQVPGGENLTYKLHPPILRAMGRDKKVGFGPKSHVALKVLAKAKALRGTKLDPFGYAHVRKVERELLSHYTDMVRRLAVGLSTDSYDTAVKAAALPDVVRGYEDVKLGNVELYWTGLRELGIEH
- a CDS encoding TetR/AcrR family transcriptional regulator; this translates as MSETPSAARRSERARSAILAATTELIREMPYAKLGIEAIAARAGVGKQTIYRWWPSKGAVVLDAMLERDSSPEGLVLPDSGDIRADLTLLLRGAVAELTDPAVEGFLRAMYIEIQQDPDIGRYYRERLLLPQRAAVAARLAAAVEAGQLRPDLDTEIALDLLLGPIQSRWSLGLDGLTEEYADAILAAALAHLTP